A window of the Lactuca sativa cultivar Salinas chromosome 5, Lsat_Salinas_v11, whole genome shotgun sequence genome harbors these coding sequences:
- the LOC111921036 gene encoding probable serine/threonine-protein kinase PBL7 gives MGCFPCAGGDSSTKRSSKNKRNETTHNDQSNTKTSDTVKVEKCNEVKKESAQDAIQSSVTNESKTQREGGSINKARTFTYAQLVNATDNFKGSYFLGEGGFGKVFKGKLEDSDQIVAIKQLDPDGLQGIREFVVEVLTLSMADHPNLVKLIGYCAEGEQRLLVYEYMPLGSLEDHLHDDGPHRKRLDWNTRMKIAAGAARGLEYLHDKMNPPVIYRDLKGSNILLGEDYHAKLSDFGLAKVGPLGDKTHVSTRVMGTYGYCAPDYAMTGQLTFKSDIYSFGVVLLELITGRKAIDNTRSAAEQNLVAWARPLFKDRRKFSQMADPVLEGQYPVRGLYQALAIAAMCVQEQPNMRPLIADVVTALNYLASQKYDPLNNPVHQSSRRSSRTQRSIDENKPNPDM, from the exons ATACAGTAAAAGTCGAAAAGTGTAATGAAGTGAAAAAGGAAAGTGCACAGGATGCTATTCAATCATCAGTCACCAATGAGAGTAAAACTCAAAGAGAAGGAGGTTCTATAAACAAAGCAAGAACATTTACATACGCACAATTAGTCAATGCAACTGATAACTTCAAAGGTTCATATTTCTTAGGGGAGGGTGGATTTGGCAAAGTTTTTAAAGGAAAATTGGAAGATTCCGATCAG ATTGTTGCAATAAAGCAATTGGATCCCGATGGGTTACAAGGGATTCGTGAATTTGTGGTTGAAGTATTGACATTAAGCATGGCAGATCATCCAAATCTTGTGAAATTAATCGGTTATTGTGCTGAAGGAGAACAAAGATTATTAGTGTATGAATACATGCCATTAGGCTCTTTAGAAGACCATTTACATG ATGATGGGCCCCACAGGAAACGACTTGATTGGAATACACGGATGAAAATAGCAGCGGGTGCAGCCCGCGGGTTGGAGTATTTGCATGACAAAATGAACCCACCGGTTATATATCGGGACTTAAAGGGGTCCAATATTTTGTTAGGTGAAGATTATCATGCGAAATTGTCTGATTTTGGGTTGGCAAAAGTGGGCCCACTTGGAGACAAAACTCATGTTTCGACCCGTGTGATGGGGACTTACGGGTATTGTGCTCCTGATTATGCAATGACGGGTCAACTCACTTTCAAATCTGATATTTATAGTTTTGGTGTTGTCTTGTTGGAGCTTATTACGGGTCGAAAAGCCATTGATAATACAAGATCTGCAGCTGAGCAAAACCTTGTTGCTTGG GCAAGGCCGTTGTTCAAAGACAGAAGGAAGTTTTCACAAATGGCGGATCCAGTCCTCGAAGGTCAGTATCCAGTGAGAGGATTATATCAAGCTTTAGCAATAGCTGCAATGTGTGTTCAAGAACAACCTAATATGAGACCACTTATTGCTGATGTTGTCACTGCTCTCAATTATCTTGCTTCACAAAAGTATGATCCTTTAAATAACCCTGTTCATCAAAGTTCAAGGAGGTCTTCTCGTACCCAAAGATCCATTGATGAGAACAAACCCAACCCAGATATGTAA
- the LOC111921035 gene encoding cell division protein FtsZ homolog 2-2, chloroplastic, whose amino-acid sequence MALATCTSPLSMPLETRDSIRAPAVFGWRVSTLKMTRWKPNSTSSYSPKITCSSINKFNNKDSFHNLHPEVYLLRGDGNNTVITPQESLRDSTISTNYNEAKIKVIGVGGGGSNAVNRMIENAMKGVEFYIVNTDVQAMKMSPVFPNHRLQIGQELTRGLGAGGNPDVGMNAAKESRQSIEEALNGSDMVFVTAGMGGGTGTGAAPIIAGVAKSMGILTVGIVTTPFSFEGRRRAVQAQEGIALLRENVDTLIVIPNDKLLTAISPSTPVTEAFNLADDILRQGVRGISDIITIPGLVNVDFADVRAIMANAGSSLMGIGIGTGKTRARDAALNAIQSPLLDIGIERATGIVWNITGGTDLTLLEVNTAAEVIYDLVDPTANLIFGAVIDPLISGQVSITLIATGFKRQEESDEPPLQAAQADVGGFNRRPPQDGSLFEIPEFLRKKGRSRYPRA is encoded by the exons ATGGCATTGGCAACATGTACATCGCCATTGTCAATGCCATTAGAAACTCGAGATTCAATTAGGGCACCCGCTGTTTTTGGATGGAGAGTTTCAACGTTGAAGATGACGCGTTGGAAACCTAACAGCACTTCTTCATATTCTCCCAAGATAACAtgttcatcaatcaacaaattCAATAACAAAGATTCATTTCATAATCTACACCCCGAAGTTTATCTACTCAGAGGCGATGGAAACAACACAGTGATCACTCCCCAGGAGAGTTTGAGAGATTCAACAATTTCTACTAATTACAATGAGGCCAAGATTAAAGTGATTGGTGTTGGAGGAGGTGGGTCAAACGCAGTCAACCGTATGATTGAGAATGCAATGAAGGGTGTTGAGTTTTATATTGTGAACACAGATGTTCAAGCTATGAAAATGTCCCCTGTTTTCCCAAATCACCGGTTGCAAATTGGTCAAGAGTTGACCAGAGGACTTGGTGCAGGTGGTAACCCTGATGTTGGTATGAACGCTGCTAAAGAAAGTAGACAGTCCATTGAAGAAGCTCTTAATGGTTCAGATATGGTGTTTGTAACT GCGGGGATGGGTGGAGgtacaggtacaggtgcagcccCAATCATTGCAGGTGTTGCAAAGTCAATGGGTATATTGACTGTTGGCATTGTGACAACTCCTTTTTCTTTTGAGGGAAGGAGAAGAGCAGTTCAAGCACAAGAAGGAATTGCATTATTAAGAGAAAATGTCGACACTTTGATCGTCATTCCAAATGACAAATTATTGACCGCAATTTCCCCTTCTACCCCTGTCACCGAAGCTTTTAATCTAGCTGATGACATTCTCCGCCAGGGCGTTCGTGGAATTTCCGATATAATTACG ATACCGGGCTTGGTTAACGTGGATTTTGCTGATGTTCGAGCTATTATGGCAAATGCAGGCTCATCGTTGATGGGGATTGGAATTGGAACCG GGAAGACAAGGGCAAGAGATGCTGCATTAAACGCGATTCAATCACCTTTGCTAGACATTGGTATCGAGAGGGCGACTGGAATTGTTTGGAATATAACCGGTGGTACCGATTTAACATTACTGGAG GTGAATACTGCAGCCGAGGTGATATATGATCTTGTGGACCCCACTGCAAACTTGATCTTTGGAGCTGTCATTGATCCGTTGATAAGTGGTCAA gtGAGTATAACTCTAATAGCAACTGGATTCAAGCGACAAGAAGAAAGTGATGAACCGCCTCTCCAA GCGGCACAGGCGGATGTGGGTGGATTCAACCGGCGGCCACCACAGGATGGAAGCTTGTTTGAAATTCCTGAGTTCTTAAGGAAGAAAGGGCGCTCAAGATACCCACGAGCTTAG